In Zonotrichia albicollis isolate bZonAlb1 chromosome 3, bZonAlb1.hap1, whole genome shotgun sequence, a single window of DNA contains:
- the TENT5A gene encoding terminal nucleotidyltransferase 5A translates to MADDEKAGGSSADGGESAHCNVLSWEQVQRLDRILSETIPIHGRGNFPTLAMQPRQIVKVVRSRLEEKGIGLRDVRLNGSAASHVLHQDSGLGYKDLDLIFCADLKGEAEFQTVKDVVLDCLLDFLPEGVNKEKITPLTLKEAYVQKMVKVCNDSDRWSLISLSNNSGKNVELKFVDSLRRQFEFSVDSFQIKLDSLLLFYECSENPMTETFHPTIIGESVYGDFQEAFDHLCNKIIATRNPEEIRGGGLLKYCNLLVRGFRAASESEIKSLQRYMCSRFFIDFSDIGEQQRKLESYLQNHFVGLEDRKYDYLMTLHGVVNESTVCLMGHERRQTLNLITMLAIRVLAEQNIIPNVANVTCYYQPAPYVADANFSNYYIAQVQTVFPCQQHTYSTWLPCN, encoded by the exons ATGGCAGACGATGAGAAGGCCGGCGGGAGTTCCGCGGACGGCGGCGAGAGCGCGCACTGCAACGTGCTGAGCTGGGAGCAAGTGCAGCGTCTGGACCGCATCCTCAGCGAAACCATTCCCATCCACGGCCGCGGTAACTTCCCCACGCTGGCCATGCAGCCTCGGCAGATCGTCAAGGTGGTGCGGAGCCGGCTGGAAGAGAAGGGCATCGGCCTGCGCGACGTGCGGCTGAACGGCTCGGCCGCCAGCCACGTCCTCCACCAGGACAGCGGCCTGGGCTACAAGGACTTGGACCTTATCTTCTGCGCCGACCTCAAAGGAGAAGCCGAATTTCAGACTGTGAAGGACGTGGTCTTGGACTGCCTCTTGGATTTCTTACCCGAGGGGGTGAATAAGGAGAAGATCACGCCTCTCACACTCAAG GAGGCTTATGTGCAGAAAATGGTAAAAGTATGCAATGATTCAGACCGATGGAGTCTTATCTCCCTGTCCAACAACAGTGGCAAAAATGTGGAGCTGAAATTTGTGGACTCTCTGAGGCGGCAGTTTGAATTCAGTGTCGATTCCTTTCAAATCAAGCTGGActccctgctgcttttttatgaGTGCTCAGAGAATCCAATGACTGAAACTTTTCACCCAACTATCATTGGCGAGAGCGTTTATGGGGATTTCCAGGAAGCCTTTGATCACCTCTGCAACAAGATAATTGCCACCAGAAACCCAGAAGAAATCAGAGGAGGTGGTCTTCTGAAGTACTGCAACCTTTTGGTAAGGGGCTTTAGGGCAGCCTCTGAATCTGAGATTAAATCCCTGCAGAGATACATGTGTTCGAGGTTTTTCATTGACTTCTCAGACATTGGCGAGCAGCAGAGAAAGCTGGAGTCCTACTTGCAGAACCACTTTGTGGGATTAGAAGACCGCAAGTATGACTATCTCATGACCCTTCACGGTGTGGTGAATGAGAGCACAGTCTGCCTGATGGGACATGAGAGGAGACAGACTCTGAATCTGATCACCATGCTGGCCATCCGGGTCCTAGCCGAGCAAAATATCATCCCCAACGTGGCCAATGTCACCTGCTATTACCAGCCGGCCCCATACGTAGCAGATGCCAACTTCAGCAATTACTATATTGCCCAGGTTCAGACGGTGTTcccttgccagcagcacacaTACTCTACTTGGCTGCCCTGTAATTAA